The following are encoded together in the Vibrio splendidus genome:
- a CDS encoding adenine nucleotide alpha hydrolase family protein, translating into MEQNNQFKYLLISGGADSVASFKTYLSMDPTNSGGLVCIYYEMMDTLRAQAEFECVSQLASRYPQFTFFHSKLRGFGYGDALAVVMAFIDNYVVDVHQPEDDVVLYIGLEKEERDEYGSNLKEYQEMLKCLLMARKAYNPDEKHPQIRLESLVVGLSKDQMVSKCGDDEFWTCRFPQIAEGHIWDGCGNCHSCKQLAEVGLIQPRIKMFVDSKRMQIMPENPVYQDGRKV; encoded by the coding sequence GTGGAACAGAACAACCAATTCAAATATTTGCTTATTTCTGGTGGGGCTGACTCAGTAGCAAGCTTTAAAACATATCTAAGTATGGACCCAACCAACTCGGGCGGTCTTGTTTGTATTTACTATGAAATGATGGATACGTTAAGAGCACAAGCTGAGTTTGAATGTGTAAGCCAGTTGGCATCAAGATACCCTCAGTTTACCTTCTTTCACTCTAAGCTCAGAGGTTTTGGCTATGGTGATGCACTTGCCGTAGTCATGGCGTTTATTGATAACTACGTTGTTGATGTACACCAACCTGAAGATGATGTTGTTTTGTATATCGGTCTAGAAAAGGAAGAGCGAGACGAATACGGTTCGAACCTTAAAGAGTATCAAGAAATGCTCAAGTGCCTGTTAATGGCGCGTAAGGCGTATAACCCAGATGAAAAGCACCCACAAATAAGACTTGAATCTTTGGTTGTTGGTTTAAGCAAAGACCAAATGGTATCTAAATGTGGTGACGATGAGTTTTGGACCTGTCGCTTTCCTCAGATCGCAGAAGGGCATATATGGGATGGGTGTGGTAATTGTCACTCTTGCAAGCAGCTAGCAGAGGTCGGTCTTATCCAACCAAGAATTAAAATGTTTGTAGATTCTAAACGTATGCAAATCATGCCTGAAAACCCTGTTTATCAAGATGGCCGTAAGGTTTAG
- a CDS encoding phage tail protein: MTTKTLQGNKKKGKFQAIPSKQPSDPVASAIAENIEMLTGQRGHGGKKAVLWEDLEELKLASISQSGRIKSLIDPSLTGKSGGNGGGGTTVTPVKPVVETPTLPKHVQINNGFGLTTLTWDTPTYKGHAYTEIFQATKDDFTQAVRIDTTSANIRSIPLSMSGDYYFWIRFVNVSGSVGPIQSTFGLHGKSVTDPQYFLDIIQDRLNPDLFAFADIATVDELDRLIAEGVIENAVTEDVQNTHRRTEHLSLKATIETKYYTIVDNDKAIAAAIQTLKSEIEDDNGSSIAATLTNNYQTKTTTNKAIASAKQELKSEIDNVKGSVSTMSQTVADINGVKSLWEVKAKAGDLIASVGLVAESNSKTGVRDANFVVKNSNFQVVYDREYGAGKGTEAVPVFGTTKNPAWDEWKALVDQNKTAPDEPIKYILAINTTYIKVANIRELVAGDVIADKIVANTEIKSPKLITPRINDKNSNFFVDESGFLTAQNAYIRGRIVATSGEFPVSLLTGKLTANQVVAEDFVLKGQTLTAAKSMRGGAVLAGTNKIILGTLKLDGIVKASNYLTNLIVSYTGTIYNPHRLSSRYNAKYRPGGLPENSYIKVEISVDGGPWTNIGSSFKLSVQSRQTGRVWVGGGDSGNWSINYEFWYSEGQVYISTTIPGAGFGKNNSFRVVSTTGFYSITNQNLTVNLGRR; this comes from the coding sequence ATGACGACGAAAACGCTTCAAGGAAATAAAAAGAAGGGCAAGTTTCAGGCTATTCCCTCAAAACAACCTTCTGATCCGGTAGCTAGCGCAATAGCTGAAAATATTGAAATGCTGACAGGCCAACGTGGTCACGGCGGTAAGAAGGCTGTTTTATGGGAAGATTTAGAAGAGCTTAAGCTTGCCTCGATTAGCCAAAGTGGGCGCATTAAGTCATTAATTGATCCTAGCCTTACTGGTAAGTCAGGCGGTAATGGTGGAGGTGGGACCACTGTTACACCAGTTAAGCCTGTGGTTGAGACTCCAACATTACCGAAGCATGTACAAATTAATAACGGTTTTGGACTGACTACTTTAACGTGGGATACACCAACATATAAAGGTCATGCTTACACTGAGATATTTCAAGCAACTAAGGATGATTTTACTCAAGCTGTTCGTATTGATACCACTTCGGCCAATATTCGAAGCATACCGCTTTCAATGAGTGGTGATTACTATTTTTGGATTAGATTTGTAAATGTTTCCGGTTCTGTTGGTCCTATCCAATCTACGTTTGGTCTTCATGGTAAGTCTGTAACCGATCCCCAATACTTCTTAGATATCATTCAAGATCGATTGAATCCTGATTTGTTTGCATTCGCAGATATCGCAACAGTTGATGAATTAGACAGGTTAATCGCTGAAGGTGTGATAGAGAACGCGGTAACTGAAGACGTTCAAAATACTCACCGCAGAACTGAGCACTTAAGCCTTAAAGCGACTATTGAAACCAAGTACTACACGATTGTCGACAATGACAAGGCGATTGCAGCCGCAATTCAAACTCTTAAGTCTGAAATAGAAGATGACAACGGATCCAGTATCGCGGCCACCTTAACCAACAACTACCAAACAAAGACGACAACGAATAAAGCAATAGCCAGTGCAAAGCAAGAGCTGAAAAGTGAGATCGATAATGTCAAAGGTTCGGTTTCAACAATGTCGCAAACTGTAGCCGATATAAACGGAGTCAAATCTCTATGGGAGGTTAAAGCGAAAGCTGGTGATTTGATCGCTAGTGTTGGCTTAGTTGCGGAATCGAACTCAAAGACGGGTGTTAGAGACGCAAATTTTGTAGTGAAAAATAGCAATTTCCAAGTCGTTTATGACCGCGAATATGGCGCTGGCAAGGGTACAGAAGCTGTTCCTGTTTTCGGTACCACAAAAAATCCAGCATGGGACGAATGGAAAGCGTTAGTTGATCAAAACAAAACAGCACCGGATGAGCCGATTAAATACATCCTAGCTATCAATACCACCTACATCAAAGTTGCGAACATTCGTGAATTAGTTGCTGGTGATGTGATTGCGGATAAGATCGTTGCAAACACGGAAATTAAATCACCCAAGTTAATAACGCCGAGAATCAACGATAAAAACTCCAATTTCTTTGTTGATGAAAGTGGTTTTTTAACTGCTCAAAATGCATACATCAGGGGCCGTATAGTTGCAACTTCTGGCGAGTTCCCCGTTTCATTACTGACAGGGAAATTAACCGCGAACCAAGTTGTTGCCGAAGATTTTGTATTGAAAGGCCAAACGTTGACTGCCGCAAAGTCGATGAGGGGCGGTGCAGTGTTGGCGGGAACTAATAAAATCATTCTTGGCACATTGAAACTAGACGGAATTGTAAAAGCGTCAAATTATCTAACTAACCTTATCGTTAGCTACACAGGGACGATTTACAACCCACATAGATTAAGTTCTAGGTATAACGCTAAATATCGACCTGGTGGTCTACCAGAAAATTCATATATCAAAGTTGAGATCTCGGTTGATGGTGGACCATGGACCAATATCGGAAGCTCATTCAAGTTAAGCGTTCAATCGAGACAAACGGGGCGGGTTTGGGTCGGCGGTGGTGATTCTGGTAATTGGTCGATTAATTACGAATTTTGGTATTCAGAAGGTCAGGTATATATATCAACAACCATTCCGGGTGCTGGTTTCGGTAAAAACAATTCATTTAGAGTTGTGAGTACTACCGGATTTTATTCAATAACAAATCAAAATCTAACCGTGAACTTAGGTAGGAGATAA
- a CDS encoding tail fiber protein translates to MATRWYRKGTITATKGSKELVGSHTYWKDDAVKPLAGDIVIVSGEIHEIDYITDNNHLTLINSFEGTPPPNGEYAVIRNVSLNLTTRTAAMVAQLVNGKQSLFDQVHEFYTSNAPLINFDLGNGQTIGVEPIKQVEANINKLAASVIAASKNEIKILNATTLQAGSQATVTWDRSTGTVTLGIPKGDPGIKGDPGKNSTGTGTGTGTSTGVEIGKSDLDLKGHKILNLLAGNDTGQAVNYDQLDDVLDKIKKLERAISDSRPSVAPTPLNLGMWSGSDLQNNGGFTQGDGNLFRAYAYNDDGIKSFDSLERMLNKFDWVWAYSQDVNTYPVEMFKLSEISYDIATNQLSFVTEGNPNWQGGPISMYFIPMPKPSSGGGSGGDGNPVGSYTLIDGSDADPKNYLYCGGEAISRNAYSDLYSKIGVKYGVGDGKDTFNIPSQEVLPVAPYGAPRQLGYDKGERIKGIAINTKTQDIFVIGTIGSDTKTLDVFKQAGGVGPWISQGYVGLAYPKAIAVNEFNGDLWVADTFLKSEIFKKSAGGNWESQHYKTDGGKHADSIAVNQKNGDVWVTDQNKAEVFKLANGASAWVSEGYATQNASKTIIPTGVNIDRLTGDVYVIDKKEGRLSIKRGGVGQWEQEDTFKKDSAQVSISVNPRTKDVFLMLYTSSVLYLRKNGQGKFIAIKDTNHNLDSTGVVVDHTTGNIYFAGTQASPHDSDVYKLFGVPQWFVKAK, encoded by the coding sequence ATGGCTACACGTTGGTATAGAAAAGGAACGATAACGGCAACCAAAGGATCTAAGGAGTTAGTAGGTTCTCATACGTATTGGAAAGACGATGCCGTTAAACCGTTAGCTGGTGATATTGTTATTGTTAGTGGTGAAATTCATGAAATTGACTACATCACCGACAATAACCACTTAACCTTAATAAACTCGTTCGAAGGTACACCGCCACCTAACGGTGAATATGCGGTTATTCGTAATGTATCACTCAACCTTACAACCAGAACGGCCGCTATGGTTGCTCAGTTGGTCAATGGTAAACAAAGCTTATTTGACCAAGTTCATGAGTTCTATACCTCGAACGCTCCGCTTATTAATTTTGATCTTGGTAACGGCCAAACTATTGGCGTAGAGCCGATAAAGCAAGTTGAAGCAAACATTAATAAACTTGCAGCAAGTGTAATAGCAGCCTCTAAAAATGAAATTAAGATTCTAAATGCCACAACGCTTCAAGCGGGTTCGCAAGCAACAGTAACTTGGGATCGCAGTACTGGCACCGTCACTCTTGGAATACCTAAAGGCGATCCGGGTATAAAAGGTGATCCCGGCAAAAACAGCACAGGTACGGGAACAGGCACCGGAACCAGCACAGGCGTGGAAATAGGTAAGAGTGATCTTGATCTTAAGGGCCACAAAATACTAAACCTATTGGCGGGTAATGATACTGGTCAGGCTGTTAACTACGATCAACTAGATGATGTGCTTGACAAGATTAAAAAACTTGAAAGAGCAATTTCAGATAGCCGACCAAGTGTAGCTCCAACCCCTTTGAATCTTGGTATGTGGTCAGGGAGTGACTTACAAAACAATGGAGGATTTACTCAGGGTGACGGCAATCTATTTAGAGCATACGCATACAATGATGATGGTATTAAGTCATTCGATAGCTTAGAGAGAATGTTGAATAAGTTCGATTGGGTATGGGCTTACTCTCAGGACGTTAATACTTATCCGGTAGAAATGTTTAAGCTCTCAGAGATATCCTATGATATCGCGACTAATCAATTATCTTTTGTGACTGAAGGCAATCCTAATTGGCAAGGCGGGCCAATTTCGATGTATTTCATACCGATGCCTAAGCCGTCTAGTGGTGGCGGTTCTGGTGGTGATGGAAACCCTGTAGGTTCATACACCCTAATAGACGGATCTGACGCCGACCCAAAAAATTATTTGTATTGTGGTGGAGAAGCAATATCAAGAAATGCTTATAGTGACTTGTATAGCAAGATAGGCGTTAAGTACGGTGTTGGTGATGGTAAAGATACTTTCAATATACCTTCTCAAGAGGTTTTGCCAGTAGCTCCATACGGTGCTCCAAGGCAACTTGGATACGACAAGGGAGAAAGAATCAAAGGCATAGCTATTAATACAAAAACCCAAGACATTTTCGTTATTGGGACGATTGGGAGTGACACCAAAACTTTGGATGTATTTAAGCAAGCTGGTGGTGTTGGTCCTTGGATATCTCAAGGTTATGTTGGTCTTGCTTACCCCAAAGCTATTGCTGTAAATGAGTTCAATGGCGATCTCTGGGTAGCAGATACATTTTTAAAATCAGAAATCTTCAAAAAAAGCGCTGGTGGTAATTGGGAATCTCAGCACTATAAAACTGATGGTGGTAAGCATGCTGATTCCATTGCAGTAAACCAAAAAAATGGTGATGTTTGGGTTACTGACCAAAACAAAGCTGAAGTGTTCAAACTTGCTAACGGTGCATCGGCATGGGTTAGCGAAGGTTATGCTACGCAAAACGCTAGTAAAACTATAATACCTACAGGGGTTAATATAGACAGATTAACTGGCGATGTTTACGTGATTGATAAGAAGGAAGGAAGACTATCAATAAAGCGTGGTGGAGTGGGTCAATGGGAGCAAGAAGACACATTTAAAAAGGACTCTGCACAAGTTAGTATATCCGTTAACCCACGGACCAAGGATGTATTCCTAATGCTCTATACCTCGTCCGTTCTTTATCTTAGAAAGAATGGTCAGGGCAAATTTATTGCCATTAAAGATACGAACCATAATTTAGACTCTACTGGGGTTGTGGTTGATCACACAACAGGTAATATTTATTTTGCTGGCACACAAGCATCACCACATGATTCAGATGTTTATAAATTGTTTGGCGTTCCTCAGTGGTTCGTAAAAGCTAAGTAA
- a CDS encoding phage adaptor protein, whose product MANTTVKTIVRQVQRRLIDEDAIRWSDDDMLDYVNSAIKAILAVRPDAYVLNHEFVCVEGTEQKLTERTNFLINVVRNDKGKAIRGPHDMLMLDNYYPEWRNSTPGDEADCYLYEERDPKVFYLYPAVKDQHKIQIIEAAIPEDITQSEYTNDVPLLLGPLYDNALIEYMVYLAFSQDNEFAANSNKANLALAAFNTILGNKNQSDAVKATSNQRAQNKPR is encoded by the coding sequence ATGGCTAATACCACCGTAAAAACAATCGTTAGACAGGTTCAGAGACGTTTGATCGACGAAGATGCAATTCGTTGGTCAGATGACGATATGCTGGATTACGTTAACTCAGCAATTAAAGCCATTCTCGCGGTTCGTCCAGACGCTTATGTTCTCAATCATGAATTTGTTTGTGTGGAAGGAACTGAACAAAAACTAACAGAGCGTACCAATTTCCTTATCAATGTTGTTCGCAATGACAAAGGCAAGGCCATTCGTGGCCCTCACGATATGTTGATGCTTGATAACTACTATCCAGAATGGAGAAATTCAACACCTGGGGATGAAGCGGATTGTTATCTCTATGAAGAACGTGATCCGAAGGTCTTCTATCTTTATCCGGCAGTAAAAGACCAACATAAGATACAAATCATTGAAGCGGCTATTCCTGAAGACATAACCCAAAGCGAATACACCAATGATGTGCCTTTGTTACTTGGTCCTCTCTATGACAACGCTCTAATTGAATACATGGTTTATCTAGCGTTTAGCCAAGATAACGAGTTCGCCGCAAACTCCAATAAAGCAAATCTGGCATTGGCAGCTTTTAACACGATTCTTGGTAATAAAAACCAAAGTGATGCAGTAAAAGCCACCAGCAACCAAAGAGCGCAAAACAAACCACGATAA
- a CDS encoding Ig-like domain-containing protein — protein sequence MANTKKAYTAKDKVYNGTHGNLSGECFQFDIDELKVQSGDVIELAELPIGITLNELKIFNEDIGTGKKLQLFVQSRDRVNYAITQVIDVSSSAFTYLDGINFDIDERGPFLLFAVIDPAIGQEQKHAQDLYHDTHTSKSARPTLQSFSVISSDMSPTTSDIPTVYAVDAIPKGASLNGVVWSVSDGTIATAQSDGNISFKKAGTVEVIGTIGSVVSKLELTIT from the coding sequence ATGGCAAATACCAAGAAAGCATATACAGCAAAAGACAAAGTTTACAACGGTACTCACGGCAATTTATCAGGTGAATGTTTTCAGTTTGATATCGATGAGCTAAAGGTTCAGAGCGGTGATGTTATTGAACTGGCAGAGCTACCAATAGGTATCACACTAAACGAGCTTAAGATCTTCAATGAAGATATTGGAACGGGTAAAAAGCTACAGTTATTCGTCCAAAGTCGAGATCGTGTTAACTACGCCATTACTCAAGTTATCGATGTATCAAGTTCAGCATTTACTTACCTCGATGGTATCAATTTTGATATTGATGAGCGCGGGCCTTTCCTACTGTTTGCCGTTATAGACCCGGCTATCGGTCAAGAACAAAAACACGCACAAGATTTATATCACGATACTCATACCTCAAAATCAGCAAGACCAACGCTTCAATCATTCAGTGTTATTTCAAGCGATATGTCACCGACTACTAGCGATATTCCTACGGTATATGCAGTAGACGCTATTCCTAAAGGCGCTAGCCTTAACGGTGTTGTCTGGTCCGTTTCGGACGGTACGATTGCAACCGCACAATCTGACGGAAACATAAGCTTTAAAAAGGCGGGTACTGTTGAAGTGATTGGTACGATTGGATCGGTAGTATCAAAACTTGAGCTTACTATTACCTAG
- a CDS encoding N4-gp56 family major capsid protein: MTAITKAQAAKAFGAALFTHTRRQNTFVNMLTGSAPKSVPADKNRNKNQTEAGAPVVMVTDLSKQAGDSVEMDLFHNLTKKPTMGDKKVEGRGEDLNKVEFELSINQGRHNVDSGGKMSQQRTKQNLLQVARTMLGSYFNDLQDEIATYHVAGARGSFAPSDMIVPTEDDPDFNEIMVNKVTPPTYDRHFYGGDAQSLNTGDSNVISAADTLTLGKINEIALFLEEMAHPIKPIKFEADQLAGESPFYVLFVTPRQWNDLWNDIQKVGAKGETSVASLIATAVNRSQGFKHPLFQGDRLMWRNILIRKYSKPVRFNAGDTVTVSTNTKNAQTTGAVIPTGVTVDRAMLLGGQALANAYGKTSSQAQFKMTTKKVDHDNGRETSIAWMNGLAKVRFEEKNGRINDYGVAVLDTAVTMS; this comes from the coding sequence ATGACAGCTATCACTAAAGCACAAGCAGCTAAAGCGTTTGGTGCGGCGTTATTCACTCATACTCGCCGTCAAAACACTTTCGTTAACATGCTGACAGGTTCAGCACCTAAGTCTGTTCCAGCAGATAAAAATCGCAATAAAAACCAAACTGAAGCGGGCGCTCCGGTTGTTATGGTTACCGACCTTTCAAAACAGGCTGGTGATTCGGTTGAAATGGATTTATTCCACAACCTAACTAAAAAGCCGACCATGGGCGATAAGAAAGTCGAAGGTCGCGGTGAAGACTTGAATAAAGTTGAGTTTGAACTTTCGATCAACCAAGGTCGTCACAACGTTGATTCAGGCGGCAAAATGTCGCAACAACGTACTAAGCAAAACTTGCTTCAAGTTGCCCGCACTATGCTAGGTAGCTACTTCAACGATCTGCAAGATGAAATTGCAACGTACCATGTAGCTGGTGCGCGTGGTTCGTTTGCTCCTTCAGATATGATTGTCCCTACAGAGGATGATCCTGATTTTAATGAAATCATGGTTAACAAGGTTACGCCGCCTACATACGACCGTCATTTTTACGGTGGTGATGCTCAGAGTCTTAACACTGGTGACTCCAATGTTATTTCGGCAGCGGATACGTTAACGCTAGGTAAGATCAATGAAATTGCTCTGTTCCTAGAAGAAATGGCGCACCCAATCAAACCTATCAAGTTTGAAGCTGACCAATTGGCGGGTGAGTCTCCGTTTTACGTTCTGTTCGTTACTCCACGCCAATGGAATGACCTATGGAATGATATTCAAAAAGTTGGCGCTAAAGGTGAAACTTCAGTTGCTTCACTGATTGCTACAGCGGTAAACCGTTCTCAAGGCTTTAAGCATCCGTTGTTCCAAGGTGACCGCCTAATGTGGCGCAATATCCTTATCCGTAAATACAGCAAGCCAGTACGTTTTAATGCTGGTGACACTGTTACGGTATCGACAAACACTAAGAACGCACAGACTACTGGTGCGGTTATCCCTACTGGTGTAACTGTTGATCGAGCTATGTTACTTGGTGGTCAAGCTCTAGCGAATGCTTACGGTAAAACGTCAAGCCAAGCACAGTTCAAAATGACAACTAAGAAAGTCGATCACGACAATGGCCGTGAAACGTCTATTGCTTGGATGAACGGTCTAGCTAAGGTTCGTTTTGAAGAGAAAAACGGCCGTATCAATGACTACGGTGTAGCGGTTCTAGATACAGCAGTAACTATGAGCTAA
- a CDS encoding DUF2829 domain-containing protein: MSANSFSFGKAIELMKIGKRVARHGWNGANMFAYYVPSGKYHAQTEAIKDLFNNNVVPYRAYYALKTAQNDIACWTPSTSDTLANDWFMVTDEQAKEWCVNKTLINQ, from the coding sequence ATGAGCGCGAACAGTTTTAGCTTTGGTAAAGCCATTGAATTAATGAAAATTGGTAAGCGAGTAGCCCGACACGGTTGGAACGGTGCCAATATGTTTGCCTACTATGTGCCAAGTGGTAAATATCACGCTCAAACCGAAGCAATTAAAGATTTGTTTAACAATAACGTAGTGCCATATCGAGCTTATTACGCGCTTAAAACAGCCCAGAACGATATTGCATGTTGGACACCTAGCACTTCGGATACGTTAGCAAATGATTGGTTTATGGTCACCGATGAGCAAGCAAAGGAATGGTGCGTCAATAAAACACTTATTAATCAATAA
- a CDS encoding glycoside hydrolase family protein produces the protein MKAIDLYLALIHFEEGYKPRPYYCSEGYPTVGIGWRIGVKGADIKDFDMYVTKPVAKVMLLDRVEHINNRLVKFDWYKNLNESRKAIVISMAYQMSIRKMLKFKNMIAALAVGDFNKARLEAIDSRWFEQTTARAARHANTLELGDIELVYGDKLEGCRL, from the coding sequence ATGAAGGCAATTGATCTCTATTTGGCACTAATTCACTTTGAAGAAGGTTATAAGCCGCGCCCTTATTACTGTAGTGAAGGTTATCCGACTGTTGGTATTGGTTGGCGTATTGGCGTAAAAGGTGCCGATATTAAAGACTTCGATATGTATGTGACTAAGCCAGTCGCCAAGGTGATGCTATTGGACCGTGTTGAACACATCAACAACCGTTTAGTTAAGTTCGATTGGTACAAAAACTTGAATGAAAGTCGTAAGGCCATTGTCATTTCTATGGCTTATCAAATGAGTATTCGTAAGATGCTCAAGTTCAAGAACATGATCGCAGCTTTAGCCGTGGGTGACTTCAATAAGGCAAGGCTAGAGGCAATTGACAGCCGTTGGTTTGAGCAAACTACCGCTCGAGCTGCGCGTCACGCTAATACTCTAGAGCTTGGTGATATTGAGCTGGTCTATGGCGATAAATTAGAAGGGTGCCGACTATGA
- a CDS encoding portal protein has product MNTEAVTEMPAPPEQSGFTLTQLKNLMSDVDNQPNWRDPSQICCDYYDGHQVSADLKETLEERGQPVLVTNLIAPTIDGVLGMEARTRTDLILTADDEDGEQLKDALQEKFKDAWRLARGDRANADAYASQVKAGIGWVEVHRNDDPFYGGPYNVKAVRRQEMWWDWHAQEADLSDARWIMRKRWVDVDECISWFPEHAEIIKQSINGWDDWAGVESYEEVDTGLLAAFHEFESWDRKESEWMDRRRGRVMLEVIYYKVFERGYVIDLKGGRTLAYNPENVAHAVGVKMGTFKPRIATWSTIREAWFVGPHRIVDRESVAPTGYFPVVPFIGYRKDKSGEPYGLISRMISSQDEINFRRMKLTWLLQAKRVIADKDATNMSRDNLMAEVERPDGYIELNPDRRNKKSISETLQIQQDFNIAAQQFTVMQDSIKQIQDVAGVYNAMLGQDSSATSGVAINSLVEQGATTLAEINDNYHYSRTRVADLLMAYLIEDLARQSNLAVTIHKEDSHKKKQVQLNVSNDDGSVDNDVKRWKGHIAQAPIQQTASYRAQMAQQLSQMVSQLPPELQATMIDMVVELMDFPNKQEILSRIRSTLNVPKDQEDMNEEELAALQQQQQQEAEAAEMQRAGMKAEVDLAIEKVNEMRAKVEKLNRDVESADVSDQKIEADTAKLLEEMQQISQGAEAAKEALLSNITQSIQSIQV; this is encoded by the coding sequence ATGAACACCGAGGCAGTTACAGAAATGCCAGCGCCACCAGAGCAAAGCGGGTTTACCTTAACTCAGCTAAAGAACTTGATGAGTGATGTAGATAACCAACCGAATTGGCGAGATCCGTCTCAAATCTGTTGTGATTACTATGACGGCCACCAAGTGAGTGCTGACCTTAAAGAAACGCTTGAGGAACGCGGGCAACCTGTTTTAGTGACTAACCTTATCGCGCCAACGATTGACGGCGTTTTAGGTATGGAAGCAAGAACGCGTACTGATTTAATTCTTACTGCCGATGATGAAGACGGCGAACAGCTTAAAGATGCACTGCAAGAAAAGTTTAAGGATGCTTGGCGTTTGGCTCGAGGCGACCGAGCTAACGCCGATGCCTACGCGTCCCAAGTTAAAGCTGGTATTGGTTGGGTTGAAGTACATCGTAATGATGATCCTTTTTACGGTGGACCTTACAACGTTAAAGCAGTGCGAAGACAAGAAATGTGGTGGGATTGGCACGCTCAAGAGGCCGACTTGTCAGACGCACGTTGGATCATGCGTAAGCGTTGGGTTGATGTAGATGAATGTATTAGTTGGTTCCCTGAACATGCTGAGATCATCAAGCAATCAATTAACGGTTGGGATGATTGGGCGGGCGTTGAAAGCTATGAAGAAGTGGATACCGGATTATTAGCCGCATTCCATGAATTTGAAAGTTGGGACCGTAAGGAATCCGAGTGGATGGATCGCCGCCGTGGTCGCGTCATGCTCGAGGTCATTTATTACAAAGTGTTTGAACGTGGCTATGTTATCGACCTTAAAGGCGGTCGAACGTTAGCTTATAACCCTGAAAACGTAGCCCACGCCGTTGGTGTGAAAATGGGAACGTTCAAGCCCCGCATTGCTACATGGTCAACTATCCGAGAAGCATGGTTTGTTGGTCCACACCGTATTGTCGATCGTGAATCAGTTGCCCCAACTGGTTACTTTCCCGTTGTTCCTTTCATTGGATATCGTAAAGATAAATCTGGCGAACCATACGGCCTAATCAGTCGAATGATTAGCTCTCAAGATGAGATCAACTTTAGACGTATGAAACTTACTTGGTTACTACAGGCCAAGCGAGTGATTGCAGATAAAGACGCTACGAACATGAGCCGCGATAACTTAATGGCCGAGGTTGAAAGGCCGGACGGATATATTGAACTTAACCCAGACCGCAGAAACAAGAAGTCGATATCTGAAACACTTCAGATTCAACAAGACTTCAATATTGCGGCTCAACAGTTCACCGTGATGCAAGACTCCATTAAGCAGATTCAAGACGTAGCTGGTGTGTATAACGCTATGTTAGGTCAAGACTCTTCAGCAACTTCAGGCGTTGCTATTAACTCGCTGGTGGAACAGGGCGCAACAACACTAGCCGAGATCAACGATAACTATCATTACTCACGTACCCGAGTAGCCGATCTGTTAATGGCCTATCTAATTGAAGACCTCGCAAGACAATCAAACCTTGCTGTAACCATTCATAAAGAAGACTCACACAAGAAAAAACAGGTCCAACTTAACGTATCGAACGATGACGGCAGCGTAGACAACGATGTTAAACGTTGGAAAGGCCACATTGCACAGGCACCGATCCAGCAAACCGCAAGCTACCGCGCACAAATGGCCCAACAACTAAGCCAAATGGTTAGCCAACTACCACCAGAACTACAGGCCACCATGATCGATATGGTTGTCGAGTTGATGGACTTCCCGAACAAGCAGGAAATTTTAAGCCGTATCCGCTCTACTCTGAACGTTCCAAAGGATCAAGAGGATATGAACGAGGAAGAGTTAGCAGCATTGCAACAGCAGCAACAGCAAGAAGCTGAAGCGGCAGAAATGCAGCGCGCAGGAATGAAAGCCGAGGTTGATTTAGCTATTGAGAAGGTCAACGAAATGCGCGCCAAGGTTGAAAAGCTTAACCGCGATGTTGAATCAGCCGATGTGTCTGATCAGAAGATTGAAGCCGACACAGCTAAGTTACTGGAAGAAATGCAACAGATTAGCCAAGGAGCAGAGGCCGCAAAAGAAGCACTGCTAAGTAACATCACTCAATCAATCCAAAGTATTCAGGTGTAA